The Methanocaldococcus infernus ME region TCATCTTCAAATTTCTTAACATCCCATCCAAATTGCTTCATATTCTCTCTTATCTGTACTGGATGCTCCTCTAATGCCACTAAAACAGCTGGTTCATCATAAAGTTCAACCCCTTTATATAAAAATTGCTGACAAAATATAGACTTCCCTGTCCCAGGACCTCCAGAGAGGAGAACCACATTCCTCTCAGGAATTCCTCCATGTAAGATTTCATCCATCCCTGGAATTCCAGTTTTGACTCTCTTCATCTTACTCACCTCTTTCCTCATATCTTAATGACTTTAACTCCATCCTCTTCTCTGGGATATCATCTAAGAACATTAAAGAGCCTTCCACTTCAATGGCACAGATCTTAGCAGGGTCAATAATTGAGAAATACTTTTTCTCCATGTTCCAAACAAATATTGGATCCCTCTTACCAGTCCATAGATATTTAAGTAAGAGGTTTTTTAAATTAACAACTGCATCAAAGTCAAACTCTCCCTCAAAGCTGTTCCCTTCAAAGTGTATTCTTACAAATAACTTATCTACCTTTTTCCTCCTAACCATAATTACACCTAAAAATTTTTAGTAAGTGTCAAACCTACTTCTATAGCTAATCTCTCCAACTAAATTTTTACCCATTAATTCCTTAACCTCTTCAGATTTATAGTTTCCTAAGAGATACATAAGTTTAACATAAGCTACTTCTGGAAGCATGTCTTCACAGCCAATAACCCCTAAAGCTTTCAATTTCCTTCCATTGGAATAGACATTCATATTTACTCTTCCATTTATTGTTTGAGTGGTCATACAAACAATAACATTATTATCTATGGCATACTTAATATTATTAAAGATATATTCAGGAGCATGCCCTAAGCCAGTTCCCTCTAAAACAATTCCCTTATAACCCTTATCAACATAGTAATTTATTATCTCTCCATCCATTCCAGGGAAAACCTTTATTAGAGCTACTTTTTCCTCTAAGTTAGTATTTATCTCTATTTCTCCTCTCTTCTCAGAACTCTCAACCTCTTCTAAATACTCTATTCTCCTTTCCAAAGGATAGATCTTAGCTATTGGTAGAGAGTTTATAGATTTAAATGCATCTCTTCTTGAGCTATGGCTTTTCCTAACTCTAACCCCACTATGCAAGTAGCAAAAAGTATCTGAGCTTTCCCCATGCATCACTACATAAACTCCTCTAATCCTTTCTCTTGCAGCTAAAACTGAACTTAATAGGTTTAAATAAGCATCTGAGGATGGCCTATCACTACTTCTTTGAGCCCCAACTAAGATAATTGGAACATCTCCTTTAACCATAAAAGAGAGAGCTGCAGCTGTGTAGCTTAAAGTATCTGTCCCATGGGCTATAACTATTCCCTTAGCCCCTTCTTTAACCTCTTCTTCAATAGCCTTAGCTATCTCAGCCCAATAGCTTGGCTTCATATTTTCGCTTAATATGTTCATTACAGCCCTTCCTTTAATCTTAGCTATCTCCAACAGTTCAGGAACAGCTCTTATAAGATCTTCAGCTGTAAATGAAGGATGAACAGCTCCAGTTTCATAGTCAACCTTAGAGGCTACAGTCCCTCCAGTTGATAAAATAGAGATAAGCTCTTCCTCTTCACTCTCTATACTTATTGGTGGAATTTCATATTTAACTTCTCTTCTCTTTAATATTTCAACATCTAAAATTTTCTCTTTCAAAATTCCAATATTGTAGCCATTTCTCATTTTTATGGTTACAATATTGTTATCTACTGATGGTAAGATAAGCCCTTCAAATTCTCCATCTTTAGTTTTAATCCTTACATAGCTACCAACATCCAAACTTTTCACCTTAAAATTTTATATTATTAAACAATGTAATTACTAAAAATAATAAAATTTTTTTTATTATAATTAAGTTATAAAAAACTTTAAAATTATCTTAAGGTAGATAAAAATGGGTATCCTTGATAAGTTAAGAAAAGAACCTGATAAGAAAAAAGAGAAAATTTTAAAAAAAGATAGTGAGTCTGAGATTTTAGATAAATATAGTGTAAAAGTTGATGAAATTGAGTGTGAAGTATTTATAGTTAGGGAAGGAGGATTTACTTACTATAGAATTCCTGATGTAGATAAAATATATGAGTCTCTCAAAGAGTTGGAAAAGGGTAACTATTTTAACCTTATAAAAACCCAAATTACAGATCTTGGATTAGTAACTTATGAGCAAATTAGGGACTATATCCTAAACTTTTCTTTGAGATATGATATAAATATTCCAAATATTGATGAATTAGCCAAATTTTACTATTTATTGATAGGAAGGCTTGGACTATTAGAGATTCCTCTGAATGATCCTAACTTAGAGGAAGTTATGGTTAATGGTTATAATCATCCTGTCTTTGTTTTTCATAGGAAACATCAGATGTGTGAAACCAACATAGTGTTAGATAGAAATGAAGTAGATAGAATTATAGAGAGTATAGCCTCTTTAGTCAATAGAACTATAGATTCAAGGGTTCCTATGTTAGATGCCTTCCTACCAGATGGTAGTAGGGTTAATGCCACAACCTCAGACATTTGTATGAATGGAGCAACAATAACTATAAGAAAGTTCTCAAGAGAGCCTTTAACTGTTATAGACTTAATAAACTTTGGAACCTTAGATGTAGATACAGCTGCCTTCCTCTGGCAGGCTGTTGAAGGTTATTTTGGAGCTAAGCCAGCTAACTCATTGATTGTTGGAGGAACAGGTTCAGGAAAAACTACATTATTAAATGTTCTCTCTTTATTTTCTATGTATAATGAAAGAATTATTACTATTGAAGATACTCCAGAATTACAGATCCCACATAGGCATGTTATTAGGTTAATAACAAGGCCAGCAAGGCCTGGGATGCCAGAGTATGAAGTAACTATGGATGATCTTGTAAAAAATGCTCTTAGAATGAGGCCTGACAGAATATTTGTTGGAGAGGTTAGAGGAAAGGAAGCTTATTCCCTATTGGTGGCTATGAATACAGGACATGATGGATGCTCAGGAACATTACATGCCAATAGTGCAGATGAGGCAATATTAAGACTTCTAAGTCCTCCTATGAATGTTCCTCCTATTATGTTGAATTCTCTAAACTTCATTATAAACATCCAAAGAATTAGGAGAGGAGGGAAAACCCTTAGAAGAATATTAGGGATTATAGAAGTGTTACCAAGTGGAGGAGAAACTGAAATAGCAAAGACAACACTCTATGAATACAGTGCTACCAAAGACGGGCTGGAGAGGAAAGGAGTTTGTATGTGGGAAGAAGAGGTTTGTGAAATTGCTGGAATTTCAAGAGAAGAGCTTTTTAGAGACAGAAATATGAGAAAAAGACTTTTAACTTACTTATATAAAAATAATATTAGAAAGTTGGAGGATGTTGCAAAGTATATAAGAGAATTTCAGATAAATCCTGAGAATGCTCTTAAAAAACTTACAAGCTGATTTTTATGAAAAAAAATAAAAATAAAGTAGATAAAAAAAACTTTATTAAAGAGCTGAAAAAAAAGATTGATATATTTTTAGTTTATTTAGGTTTAAAAGTGCCTGACAGAGAGTTATTAAAAGAGTTAAAAAAAGAGAAAGAAGAAGAAAAATTTGAAATTGATGAAGACTTACTTTTAACTACTGAAGAAAGTATTGGTATAGAAAAATATGAAGACTTATTAATTCATGAGCCTGAAGATTTATTAGGAAAGGCTGCAGCTTCAATATCTTCAGCACTTAAAAGAAGGAAGTTGATAACTAAGTATGATTTAATAATCTTAGGATATAAGGATGAAATTGCCTATTTCAAAAAAGTTTTAATGTATGTTATATCAATATTCTTAATATTTGTATTTTTGGGAATTCTTGATAATAATATTATAGATGGGTTTTTTAAAGGGTTAATATTTAGTGTTATTCTC contains the following coding sequences:
- the gatD gene encoding Glu-tRNA(Gln) amidotransferase subunit GatD — its product is MDVGSYVRIKTKDGEFEGLILPSVDNNIVTIKMRNGYNIGILKEKILDVEILKRREVKYEIPPISIESEEEELISILSTGGTVASKVDYETGAVHPSFTAEDLIRAVPELLEIAKIKGRAVMNILSENMKPSYWAEIAKAIEEEVKEGAKGIVIAHGTDTLSYTAAALSFMVKGDVPIILVGAQRSSDRPSSDAYLNLLSSVLAARERIRGVYVVMHGESSDTFCYLHSGVRVRKSHSSRRDAFKSINSLPIAKIYPLERRIEYLEEVESSEKRGEIEINTNLEEKVALIKVFPGMDGEIINYYVDKGYKGIVLEGTGLGHAPEYIFNNIKYAIDNNVIVCMTTQTINGRVNMNVYSNGRKLKALGVIGCEDMLPEVAYVKLMYLLGNYKSEEVKELMGKNLVGEISYRSRFDTY
- a CDS encoding type II/IV secretion system ATPase subunit — its product is MGILDKLRKEPDKKKEKILKKDSESEILDKYSVKVDEIECEVFIVREGGFTYYRIPDVDKIYESLKELEKGNYFNLIKTQITDLGLVTYEQIRDYILNFSLRYDINIPNIDELAKFYYLLIGRLGLLEIPLNDPNLEEVMVNGYNHPVFVFHRKHQMCETNIVLDRNEVDRIIESIASLVNRTIDSRVPMLDAFLPDGSRVNATTSDICMNGATITIRKFSREPLTVIDLINFGTLDVDTAAFLWQAVEGYFGAKPANSLIVGGTGSGKTTLLNVLSLFSMYNERIITIEDTPELQIPHRHVIRLITRPARPGMPEYEVTMDDLVKNALRMRPDRIFVGEVRGKEAYSLLVAMNTGHDGCSGTLHANSADEAILRLLSPPMNVPPIMLNSLNFIINIQRIRRGGKTLRRILGIIEVLPSGGETEIAKTTLYEYSATKDGLERKGVCMWEEEVCEIAGISREELFRDRNMRKRLLTYLYKNNIRKLEDVAKYIREFQINPENALKKLTS